A region of the Sardina pilchardus chromosome 3, fSarPil1.1, whole genome shotgun sequence genome:
aatcccttgtcaaaatacaactctggtgacaaaatgaaacacacttgcattaTATGCATACACTCtcagatcaggaggaacacactatagactaattgcaacctctcaaatacacacctgaacgcacttacttgcaaaactgagcACCAATCAGGCATCTACAAAAGGCCCTCAATTTAGCCATTGGAAatatggtgatgtgaatggtatatttctcagtgttgtgtcatgtttatttgtgtgtagagttttggcacaatgagcgaagttttgctaaatgtattcaagcaaatatgttttatgtaaagtagactagtgtgttcctcctgatctgaaagtgtatgcatatgatgcaagtgtgtttcattttgacatcagagttatattttgacaaaggattgttaggttttgatagcagagctTAGGTACTGAcagtagagtttcaatttgacatagatgtgaaaggtttatttcctagtgttgtgttatgtttacttgcgtgtagagttttggcacagtgagcgaaattttgcaaaatgtgttcaagcaacgggcaaaaactgtaagctGAATGTTTAGTAAATACTAACTGGCCTAATTCATGTCAGCGCAATTGTAAGCGCAAGCATCTGAAGCAATAACTATGAGGCCAGGGCAGGAATGAAGCCTGTGTTATTCACATTGCTGATTGCCAATTCCACAGCCCCACATAAAATGTAGGACATACTGAAGCCTGCTGCTTTTCAACATAAGAGTGTGTACTAACCTGATTGGATACAGGGATATGTTGAAAGCACAATATTACCAATAGGATTGGCAGATAACAAGACAAGGTGAGACAAGAGTAATCTTATCTGAGAGGTGTCTTGCTTGGGTCCTAGTTCAGGTGGACTCGTTACAGGTAGGCTCGTTTCGTCTTGACACGAGAGCTGACACATCTGCTAATGCTCCAGCACAACACATGACTCAAATCATCAAATCATTCTTCAAAACACGTTATTTTCCAACGATTCAGGTTCCTGCATAACATTGCTATAAACTTTCCTTTTTTAGGAATTCACTTTTCTTTACTTATTCCGTACTGTGAAGCATAAACATTTTAATGCAGAAAACGTGTGCAACTTGTACTTAATAGCCGTCTTGTTATCTAAAAGCCACACCTCATCAATAGAAGGactttacattttaaaattcCTGCAATGCTGTGTAATCCTGAAAGCCACACCTTGATGACGGCAGCGTTAAACAATATCAAGATGTCAGCAGATGTGGAAACAATGGAGGATTACTGATGTTAATACTGATGTTAAGTGCTCGACTTATGACTCTGACGTGTCTCAGAGACTGTACTGGGGTTTCTGAGTTCCAATGAACTCAGATATCATATTGTGTGATAAAAGGTATGCATAACAGGTGTGTAAAGAGGCAGGTAGAGGGAGTTATGTAACCAGCTCCACTACATATAAATGGCAACTTTCTACCAAATGCATTCTAATCTCTACATTACAACAGAGACGTAGCTCTACTATTGACTGCATCTGTACTAAACAGTATTAAGAGGACGGAACATTACATTCTAGCAGGCAGAACAGGCAGAGAACGGAAGGGGAGTGGGAGAGGACTGTGAAGAActagagaaaggagaagaggaaaggagagacgggaaaaggaaagaggagagggggagagaaagcgggGCATAAGGGGATGAAGGAAGTGGGGGATACAGGAAGGGAAAGTGGAGATccagatgaagggagagagggtcGGAGAGGGGGTTTGCCCAATCTCCCGTGTATCCTCTTGACAAATGCACATTCCATTGGAAACAAGCTAGAGGACCTGAGAAACCGGATTAGAAATGATGAAGAGTTCCAGAGGTGTGACCTTATTTTCATCACAGAGACCTGGGTAAAAAAGGAGCATATAGAAAATAATAAAGCCGTCATTAATGTGGAAGGTTACGAGGAGAAGCATTTTCCTCGTGATACAGacaggacaaaaaagaaaaagggaggaGGTCTAGGTGTTTTAATAAAAAATGGTGGCGAATTGACgaagagagatgagaaacaAACCCCATGCTATCAATTAGTCGCCTTTTCATATGAAGCAAGAAACCAACCTCCACTCTACTTCATTCTGGTGTACAttcaaaaagaaggaaaaaacaaaaaaaatgggaATTGGGAAATCACAAAACAGGGGATAGAACAAAGCTACCGCAAAGGTCTAAACAATGGGGGCCCTGTCTTCATTCTGGGTGATTTCAACTGGTATAAGGGGTTTGACAATAATGACACATTTCATCAGTATGTGACCTGCCGCActagaaaaaacaacaactggaATGGAAGAACAGAATACACAACCCTGGACAAGTGCTATGGCAATGTCCCAGAGGCCTACAGTTCCCAGTGCAGACCCCCGCTTCGTTCCAGGAAAACAGAGTCGGACCACTGTATCACTTTGTTGACCCCAGAACATACAACCTGCACACACGATAAATGGTAAGTGTTATTACACTCTTACGCTTTATTTAATCACTGGCTATATATCAAAGGTGCACAGATTTTGCTCTATGTTCTTATTATTATGTAATATCCCAGCGGAACAATTCTTGTCttgaaaatgtattttcttcATAAATGAGCTCTTAATGGACGCGCCGGCGCGTTCAAACGTGCCTCACGCCACTCTGACACGTTTGTTTAAAAGGCAACGCCTTATAAGGAAGTCCTTCCTGAATATTTCAACAGAGTACACTTCAGGCATCATTTTGATACCCTGTATGTGTGGTTACGTGCAGTAgaaatcaaagattctagaacagagcaacttgcaagatggatcactggccggagaatacgttggattttttgaagtacattctaacgctccatgggcgccattttggtaagccgaaaagtaataaatcgtgcctttcacacggccagatcattaccgagtaacaaaacaaaacaaaaaacagctggcaacggcaaaaacagctgttgaggtgggtttatatgattggaactgtgtcagaaatgttgctgagcttaccaaaatggcgccctgtaccgtacttcattcttttgacgcaactgatccatcttgctctgttctgctctgttctagaatctttggtagaAATAAAACTGTCATTATTTAAACTAAATGTAAACAATACCACAACCGGAATGTTGTTAGaatgttgtgatatgaagtcgCAGCTACGAAAAACTACGTAAGTCATTTTATTACCATGTGAAACCAAGCGTGAAA
Encoded here:
- the LOC134077043 gene encoding uncharacterized protein LOC134077043 codes for the protein MKEVGDTGRESGDPDEGREGRRGGLPNLPCILLTNAHSIGNKLEDLRNRIRNDEEFQRCDLIFITETWVKKEHIENNKAVINVEGYEEKHFPRDTDRTKKKKGGGLGVLIKNGGELTKRDEKQTPCYQLVAFSYEARNQPPLYFILVYIQKEGKNKKNGNWEITKQGIEQSYRKGLNNGGPVFILGDFNWYKGFDNNDTFHQYVTCRTRKNNNWNGRTEYTTLDKCYGNVPEAYSSQCRPPLRSRKTESDHCITLLTPEHTTCTHDKWWLTSRRNLTSSQVLVKAVTTRTSLLLLLPLLRLVRVL